Genomic DNA from Telopea speciosissima isolate NSW1024214 ecotype Mountain lineage chromosome 2, Tspe_v1, whole genome shotgun sequence:
GTAAACAACTGCTTTATCTCCTTGATTCCTAAGGTGGAGGGGGCAGTGTCTCTAGAGAAGTTTCGCCCTATCTGCATGGGGAACTTTGTTTGTAAAATCATTTCGAAGATCCTAGCCTCTAGACTTGGTGTTCTGCTACCCCGCCTAATCTCTGAGGAACAAGGGGCCTTTTAGAAAGGGAAAGTTATTTTTTCCAACATTTGTCTTGCTTCAGAGTTGGCTAACTTGATGCACAAATTTGTTAGGGGCGGTGGCATTGGCGTGAAGGTAGATATTTCCAAAGCTTACGACTTCCTCTCTTGGGGTTTCCTTTTCAAAGTTTTAAAGAAGTTTGGCTTTAGTGATCGGTGGGTATCTTGGATTCATTAGCTGCTCTCCTCTACTCTCATCTCAGTCTTGGTTAACGGGGGTCCAGTTGGTTTCTTTGGTGTGGAGAGGGGTCTTCGTCAGGGtgaccccctctccccccctcttttcatCCTTGCCGAAGAGGTCTTATGTAGAGGCTTGAAAAGATTGCTGGATTTGCTGCATATTCTTTCCCTGAGAGGTCCTAGGGAGGTGGTTACCCCAGGACACTTATTATTTGCTGACgatgtttttattttctgtaatgGCTCTCTCAAGTATGTCTGGGTGTTGAAGGAGTTTCTGGAAAAGTACCAAAATTTTTCAGGCCAGAAAATAAATCTTGAGAAAAGTAAACTTTTTTGCGGAGCAATAGGCCCCTCGAGAAGGCGTAGAATTTCTGAAGTGTTGAATATTCCGCTTTGTTCTCTCCCTACTAAATACTTGGGTGTGGATATCTTCAAAGGGAGAGTTACTTCGGCCATGGTCCTTCCTTTAGTGGATAAATTCAAAAGCAGGCTGGTAGGGTTGAAGGGGAAACTCCTCTCTCTTGCAGGTAGGGTGCAGCTGGTGGAGTCGACCATGCTTAGTATCGCGGTCCACAACTTCTCCATTTATTGGTGGCCTTCTTCCTTGGTGTTGCTTATGGAAAAATGAATcagaaattttatttggttggGTGATATTGAGTCGAGGAAGCTTGTGACGGTCAAGTGGGATTTGATGTGTAGACCGAAACAGGAAGGTGGTCTGGGGATCAGGAAATTGAGAGATGTGAATTTAGCCCTGCTCTGTAAATTGGTGTGGTCCATCAAACATGGAAACATCCTAGTTAGTAAGTTCTTCGTGGCAAGTTTATGGATGGTGATGGGAACCTTAAAAccccttcctctccctcttccatTTGGCCGGGAATTAGAAGAGCTTGGTCTGTAGTGCAGCGCCATGAAAGGTGGATTGTGGGTGATGGTGCCTCCATTAACTTTTGGAAAGATCACTGGTTTGGGAGTTCTTCGATTGCTGAGGCCTCAGCTTGCCAGAGGACTAGTTCATTGACAAGAAGGCGAGAGTTTCTGCTTTCATTAAGGACTCTTCTTGGTCTCTCCCCCCAGTCCAATCTGAGGTTCTTAAGAGAGTTTTTGATGATGTCCGTAAAGtgcccctccctccctccaTTGTTGCCGATGAGTGTTGCTGGGGTCCCTCCATTTCAGGCAAGTTTAGCTCTTGGTCTACTTGGGATTGTGTTCGCAGTATTAATCCCCTTGTCCCTTGGGGTAAGGTGATTTGGAACAAATCTTTGCTTCCTCGTCAATCTATCTTTGCTTGGAGATTGGTCCTCTGAAAGATCCCAACCCAAGAGGTGTTGCACTTGAAGGGCCTACATCTCGCTTCCAGATGTGTTTTTTGTTGTAGTGCTTTGGAATCTCTCTCCCATCTGTTCTTAAGGTGTGACTTCTCTATTGGCCTGTGGAAGctctttctaaatttttttggtgTTGATTGGCCAGATTTCTCCTCGTTTGAGGAATTACTTGCCTGGTGGTCTTCTAAAAGTAAGGTGGTGCCTCTGCCGGATGCTTGGGTAGTTGGTGTTGTGCTTATTCCTTTCTTAATTTGGAGAGAGCATAATGGTAGACTGTTTGAGGCTAAAGAGAGATAGCTTGTTGCTTCCTTCCATGCCTTGCTCTCCTTCATCAAGgagatctctttctccttcaatcgaCCGGTGCAAAATCAATCTGATCTGCTGTGTGCCCGTCTCCTCCATATCCCTATTCTTCCTCATCCGAGGCAGGTTGTTCAGGAGGTGTGGTGGAGTAGACTTCCAGTAGGCTGGGTCAAGCTGAATTCGGATGGGTGTTCTCTTGGAAACCCAGGCAGGGCGGGGGCAGGTGGGATTTTGCGTGATGATCACGAGGTTCCTATTGGggcttttggtattttttaggGGGTTTCATCTAATTACTTGGCTGAGTTCTCGGCTGTTCTCCATGGGATCCAGCTCGCCAAGGAGAAGGGCGTCACCCGCTTGTGGATTGGCTGTTTGGATGGCTTTTCAAGGGAGGTCCATTCCGTGGCAGGTGCGTCAGTTGTGGCTTTCTATTTGGCCTTTCTTGAACTCCATCGAGTGGAAGATCAGTCATTGTTTCCGTGAAGCAAACCATGTGGCTGATTTCCTTGCGAAATACTCGGCTAAAGGTGCTTGTATTGTTTTTTGGAATGCAGCCCTCCCCCCTTCTTTAAATGGCCTTTTGTTAGATGATGCTCTAGGGCGGCAGAGATTCAGATTTTGCTAGCCGGTTAGGCTGGTGTTGGTTGAGTTGTGTGTGAGGACTCGGTCCTTTCCTTGTTGCTGTATCTGACTGGGTTTGCCCGGtcttttctcttgtattttctttttctttttttaatacaattcttgctgatctttagcaaaaaactTATGATATAGAATTTGACTAAGGGAGGCAGTATGAGATGGCGAAGAGGGAGAGGAATCCACAagattggaaactcaatcacctttaccatatagagagagatgtgaTTGAAAGAATAATGGGATTGAGAGAGATTACATACAATAACGGAAAGATAAATAATGGTAAGATAGGATTGCATGGGATTGCATGTAATGATGGTAAGTGCAAAAATGGAAGGCTGTTATGACTGATAATGGTAGGTGCAAGAATGGAAGGCTGTTATGACTGATACTTTAGGGCAAGCACAAAATTACACGCTCGATTTGAAGGCAGCAAACTCAATTTGAAGGCCACAAACTCGATTTGCAGAACTGTTCTTGAGCTTCAGTTTGCAGGTTGCGAACTCTGTTTTTCGTGGGGATGAAACACTAGTTGTAGGACGAAGATCCTGCAAAAATGAATAGATTTGCAAACGAAtctgagagagatagagagagagagagagagagagagagagagaggaaggaagtaGCTGCAGAAGATCTTCGAACGTAGCTCTTCAGGTCTCAAGAAGGTCTCAATAATGCAGATTTGTTTCCCGATTATTTTGTGAATCTGAAGATACATGCCCTTTTATACCTTGTCTCAAGTTTTGGTTTCAACATGGATTTCACTTTTTACACTAAAATGATGAATCTCTAGATTTTGTAAATCTTTGGAAGGTAATTTGCTTTTttcaaccaaacagtttttaaaaataagaatCTTTGGCAGGTAATTTGCTTTTttcaaccaaacagtttttaaaaataagatGAATGCACAATCAATATGCATGTAAAAGAAAATGCTCGCACCTTGTATACGAGTCATACAATAAAAGATGTCTCCACCTTCTCTACAGGTCACCAAAATAAAATGTTCCTACACCTTCTATATATATCACGGAAACAAAATATGCCTCACCTTCTATACAGGTCATAAAATAAAATGTGTATGTACCTTCTTACATGTCCCGAAAATAAAATGTCTGCACCTTCTATATAGGTCATAAAATAAAATGTGTCCACCTTCTTCTATGCAGGTCACAAAAATAGAAGAGATCTGGGCTCCTTTTATACAGGTCATTGAACAGGAGGAAACATGAATGTACCCTTTATTAATAGTCGTAgtcataggtttttttttttttggtaatagtcGTAGCCAAGTATTGAGGCAACGGGTACTCGGTTACACCATGTATTGTACGCTCTTACAAAAATTAATTAGtcagttaccaaaaaaaaaagaattaaataatTAGTCAGTAAGACCACAAGGACCAGTTTACTTGGCAATCCACGTCGTCCCAGCTGTTCATCGATGGCGGGGTTAGCAACATCCCTTCTGCCATGCTGTCAATAAGTACCGGCATATTAAACAACTTCTCCTCGTCCACGAACAATACCGATTCCCCTGCtgctctttctcctcctcctcctgttgAGTTTTCTGTAATTTCACCCTTCTTTCCTTCATTGACATGTGGCAACTCAGAAGCAGTGGGGGACGACGTGGTGGACGAGGAGAAGGAAGAGCAGCTACTGGTTACGGTATGAGGATGAGGTGGAAATGACTCGGCAGCCTGGAGAGCTGCCACCTGTATATCCCTCGGTGATGATGACTTGGCTCGCGGAAGAATCCATTCGGAATCAGGGAAGTTAAGAATGGCCGATTTTCCACGGAGGGCGATGGCGGCGACGTCGTATGCCCTGGCGGCCATGTCGGGGGACGGGAAGGTACCCAGCCATATGCGAGACTTCTTATTGGGTTCCCTAACCTCGCACACCCATTTTCCTCCGTTCCTCTCTCTCACCCCTCTGAAGATCGGGTGCCTTGTCTCCCTGAACTTCTTCCTCCCAGCCTTCCTCTTTTGGGTTATTATGATATTGGTGGTGCTCGCTGCCGCCGCCACTTGCGGTACTTGCTCCAGCTCCGGCGGCTCTGTATTAATTTGGTTGTTGCACACCGCCTTGGAAGCTTGGATTTCACTGGATGAAGACGATGCcgatgattcttcttcaaatgTTTCCATAAAATATGGCTTGTGACTTTGATTTGGAGTTCGTAGAGGTTAGTAGTTGAAGCGAGTATTTAAAGGGTCTAATTGATAATCATGAAAATTGGAGTATTTGCCCACGCCTTTTACCGTAATATGGACACGCGAAAAGAAACATAAACTGATCTGataaaaaggaattttatttacCCACGTGGATTAATTCTATTGACAAAACTCACGTGTTGGATAGCGGCCCACATCAGATGATAATAGCCTTATAGGGGTTTTGTACGAGGATGGATTTTATTTACCCACGTGaattaattttatttacaaaactCACGTGTTGGAAAACGGCCCACAACAGATGATAATAGCCTTGTAGGGGTTTTGAACGAGCATTCCAAAAGTAAACGAGTCCCCCACGATATCTGGTTTGATCCCGTAACTTTTTTTGGGAACTTTTAATCATAACCGTCTTAACGGCCACTTGTGTGCCGACTTTGTCTATAATCCTCCGATCCCCACCCCGCCCCCAAGCTAAAATAGCACGAGGACCTCATTTGGTACAGGGACAAGCCCAACGCTGGTTGAGTGTGTGGAAGCACTAAAGGCTGGCAGCGTGTTCATGTGCGATCGGATTCCATGAGTGCTATCCAAATGATCAAGGGCGTCTTCCACGGTCCTTGACATTGTCTGGAGCTTATAGATGATATTCTGAGCCTGTCTAAGCGGTTCTCCGCACTTTTACTCATGTGGTTAGAGAAACAAATTTCTGTGCAAATTTCTTGGCTAGCTATGTCCAGGCTGATCAGAAAATCCTCTTTAGCCCCACTAGCCTTCCTCCAGCTCTTGATCACCTTGTTGGTGAAGACGCTCGAGGAAGAAAATATCAAAGACTGtaattattttctgtttttcgattctttatttatataagCTCCTGTTttccaaaaaaacagaaatgggATTTCCGTCTTTCATGGTGGTGGGACGGTCAAATATCATATGCTAATTCGATCAAATATCTTCCTCCTGAATTAGAATGCATCCCATGTATGTCTATGCATATCTAAGGTATTCGTACAACTATTGTGTAGTCTCcctgatgaacccaaattcactccAACCAATTAGAGGTTGCCACATGTCccggaccaagaaaggaaaccaaaacagagacagtgaaggaccaaccgcaggcaccatccaccaacacccatggGCGTGGACCTCCCTAGGCACCAACCCCCTTGGGCGAAGACCCCGGGCATGGCTTCCCCGGacacgtcatccccgggcacagtctccctcgaacacgacAGTCatcaccgccatcaacaagacacggatcgcatcaccaaggactctaggccaccgcctatcgagtcacgtagttTGAACGAACTCATTTACTAGGAatctcatctaccacgtagatgaggtccatccaccaaggataccaagtctatcaaggacactgcATCTCTCAAGAAGACGACTACCAAGTCTACCCTGACAGTACGTCTCTCAGGAAAACGACTACCAGGTCTACCGTGACACCatgtctcacgggaagacaatcTATCAAGGATAAGTCCTGCTACTcggggactctatcacctacggcaaagactctacatcaactgggactctccacaccgccatgctctactataaaaggcaaggtacacaaccccatcaggggacatcttaactcatattgaatactactattcatctgtttgctcagagagatctaacttaggcatcggagagtcctaggccggaaccacactggttctcctttgtcacctagggtcttttacaggttacggcactcgaaggatcgctgagcgatttcttgacggcAACACTCCCATTGTCTTGATATTTCAAAGCTCTGGTTTTCCACTCGAAAATTTTTGTTTGAACTGAAATTACTATGAGGTTTACTTGTGGCTGTCTATAAACTTTAGACCCCAATTGAACTACCATATGATAAATATTGGACCACTCAAGATACAAGGCCTATTTTCAAAaacatttcctttttttttttgtaatcatttttctttgcttttgaTGACACTTGATAAAGTTGTAATGAATTCAAACTAGTCACATAAGAAGGAAAGATTGGGGCATATCGACCATATAGTAAAATGGGATCCAAGtgacaaacaaaagaaaatagggaaaattacttatACACCCCTTGTACTATTGCCCAATTACTTAAAGCATCCATTTTTCAAAACCGTACTTGAATAACCCTTGCATTTtgccatttctttcaagtaggtctTGTCCATTAGTCAATCAccgtttagtgatgatgtcatcggttaatttttttgtaaatgCCTAAATCACCCTTAAAGGGTAGTAAAGTGATAGATTTACCCTTTCCTATCCTAAATGACTAATCCCTAATTCATCGGTGAGAATCCTCCACCCTCCATCCTCCAATCTCCACTGTTCACTCTGCTCCAGTGCCTGAGGCGAGTTGCAATCAccggagaagatgaaggaaaccaTGTGAAAGCATTATCGAAGTCACCCTTGTGAGCATACCGCC
This window encodes:
- the LOC122650545 gene encoding dehydration-responsive element-binding protein 1F-like; translated protein: METFEEESSASSSSSEIQASKAVCNNQINTEPPELEQVPQVAAAASTTNIIITQKRKAGRKKFRETRHPIFRGVRERNGGKWVCEVREPNKKSRIWLGTFPSPDMAARAYDVAAIALRGKSAILNFPDSEWILPRAKSSSPRDIQVAALQAAESFPPHPHTVTSSCSSFSSSTTSSPTASELPHVNEGKKGEITENSTGGGGERAAGESVLFVDEEKLFNMPVLIDSMAEGMLLTPPSMNSWDDVDCQVNWSLWSY